A part of Babylonia areolata isolate BAREFJ2019XMU chromosome 6, ASM4173473v1, whole genome shotgun sequence genomic DNA contains:
- the LOC143283527 gene encoding uncharacterized protein LOC143283527 codes for MGNMGLGGSKRQSYSPGEAKDSSGQHGLGVPENGGVGVKAGANGKVQGDVTTRVDVIAAGDDSSGAVTPTSSSSVPATPTTTTATTVTTTATASSPASPVSPTEKKKRRVPKFVFSLRRTGSGKRSRKPRTAEANGVRPVSYTFGASGSSPASAGGGGGGGKGRPQKITIPEDDGKIETVSLSSSDDNVEKDQSKKEKKKEGSQKKKSSKKKKDKGAKSKADKTKKGAKDKDDTPAGKETPKENENEATIEKSATAVIAAVQETVRAKSQENETTVGEHITTATAMVEQSLPANSQTPVEENVTAVATTVRGSVQVKSKDNETAIEKTVTATVAAVEESFPQVKSSQEDQTAVEKTVTTTVAAVEESFQVKSSQEDQAAVEKTVTATVAAVEESFPQVKSSQEDQTAVEKTVTATVAAVEESFPKVKSSQEDQAAVEKTVTTTVTAVEECFPKVKSSQEDQAAVEKTVTTTVAAVEESFQVKPSQEDQTAVEKTVTTTVTAVEESFPKVKSSQEDQTAVEKTVTTTVTAVEESFPKVKSFREDQTTVEENLTPTVSTVEESLQTKQPREENAGIEELIIAAVANTEETKPFKQSLNETQLVQEVMVVELAKPSEQTPDHTATESGVQNNAEDDSSEAKSEAETQEAKTSENQKTPLSQEEETRGHETQTKQDEVNPATEQCRAESESQEEQKENNDETREDKAEDKAERDKEDKAEGVKATEDKPEEDKATRTEETKLSETVMSEIATLVEGSKDELNMSTDAAPAATEEVEVVLEPSVATVAHTVCTGIKIERETSPEIEQVTAVKPISEEAEQQIASDVMSDSKTALENLVVNDIKNEPDSVVTEPEATKETRAEPSNEIRQTVETLTTGLTQTVPAAQEQTESSETPKDGCGAADITESIVVALETKDQTCQDTATSLSTQVADDNSTSDNKAADGVDKEIVVEDVVMETMSAQVQTAAETVPSMTVMKSAPEQVEALAQSTVVSENSNDSQENGAVDTVEERPAESEKESEATASKEQEAEGAAARPEAAEQIPAEGETQAAGENSPPLSPSQIKAMEKERKAAKKKEEKEKARKEKEEKKRLKELKKQEARDKKQKEKEEKERKLRELKEKSKAAVNVNVEVKRQEAAQEETTESAADKKDTDSAPSKAIRTGMKPEEEASSSKASITEHASISVVKTETKQEETNAVDSDTQSSETMTDAQSTLQTEAAEVSTPSTISESRDKNLATKVVESISIKPQQLGDSQDTETPTTCTEEIARQSTSSATSTSSDSAASGPYSPATPDSPFSEPRSPDTNLSEDSAPTSPVSPDTGDTARSGPLKKIVLGPRLRTAILRKSSSGAESEEKRVSLTQPRFVQAPTQLTPPPRKQRPRRPLEQVWSPLGDYATNRARNAKKSPPGQAESQAVVEEFVTVSQSSNSESSPAPSVPHTERKTEGSQREEADINQQQTTVTASVNCDSASALTLQKESPDTDASIVKTLGGEVEKLMTVSVTTSVESVPALGASQSVSDDTGGEISGLQEVEMRRHRETAAFVFDTPLLPSAPENTTDDTRTSDVTADDDGGYKVMRDLSSPGSRVSIHSDPSSPTVVSVASIVLSGQVDSPDNLPSPDPPHPASDLQSTDSAREVHEPEQQTVKLEKEDEENDEDARSAPQVTSTGLQAMAADLVNQAKEDAQEEVIKFISEDRVLERDVDAEEKVVNKCEAVSVEKGAVPRVEGTASVSCDQNDVTHSTDHSEQPGNDTEQHSAHGEVETHSSSGELCDSGETLNENCEKNICAEVEVEEGDEVQQNEVVAANEDSANKIYEDIVAVAAEPFVSINSSPSEKTHSSDSSDSHVHVSIDGASTNVDNSSASKHCAKHNPETSDCKEESESLCQVESIATVTALQASIEIPSHEKQEKCPKEKSESICTATEELETTVKTEAESTNEEHSDSESQVPLENIVELGAEITIGEPSEDHELKLSTDKDATPSAPERESVELQQCKEVHQTITINVDDAEAAVEKQEPPVNLEATLQHSLSTPEKESGQVSPDEKCLETHTEQTESSPETDPAASPNQKANPSTGQVLTEPRSPTVTVEADTAAESSGNGEQQLLNGDHGTGNTPDMQVDEEERGEVGEVMVNAQCNGCHVPEANSSDTIDAYLKLQDGAEQVHKAAHAEKIQDIISSTKEESPGEAERDASAVDGSDSRD; via the exons GGGGGTCCAAACGGCAGTCCTACTCTCCTGGCGAAGCGAAAGACAGCAGTGGGCAGCATGGACTTGGAGTCCCGGAGAACGGCGGTGTCGGCGTCAAAGCCGGCGCCAACGGCAAAGTCCAGGGTGACGTCACCACCCGCGTTGACGTCATCGCGGCGGGCGACGACAGCTCCGGCGCCGTCACGCCGACGTCATCGTCATCGGTTCCAGCCACCCCGACGACGACGACTGCGACGACggttaccactactgctactgcatcGTCCCCTGCTTCTCCTGTGTCtcccacag AGAAGAAGAAACGCCGGGTGCCCAAGTTCGTGTTCAGCCTCAGGCGGACAGGGTCCGGCAAACGGAGTCGTAAGCCACGCACGGCGGAGGCCAACGGGGTGCGCCCCGTGTCCTACACTTTCGGTGCCTCGGGTTCAAGTCCTGcctctgctggtggtggtggtggtggtggtaaaggaagACCTCAGA AGATCACCATTCCCGAAGATGACGGCAAAATAGAGACCGTCTCCCTCTCATCCAGTG ATGATAACGTGGAGAAAGACCaaagcaagaaagagaagaagaaagaaggatccCAGAAGAAAAAGTcctccaagaaaaagaaagacaaaggggCCAAATCCAAAGccgacaaaacaaagaaaggcgCGAAGGACAAAGACGACACGCCAGCTGGAAAAGAAACGCCCAAGGAAAATGAAAACGAAGCAACCATTGAGAAAAGCGCAACAGCGGTTATTGCAGCAGTGCAAGAAACCGTTCGGGCAAAGTCCCAGGAGAATGAAACGACCGTTGGAGAACACATTACAACAGCCACTGCAATGGTTGAACAAAGCCTCCCTGCAAATTCCCAAACGCCCGTTGAGGAAAATGTAACAGCTGTTGCCACGACTGTTCGAGGAAGCGTCCAGGTAAAGTCCAAAGACAACGAAACAGCCATTGAGAAAACTGTGACCGCAACCGTGGCAGCTGTTGAAGAAAGCTTCCCTCAAGTCAAATCGTCCCAGGAAGATCAAACAGCCGTTGAGAAAACTGTGACCACAACCGTGGCAGCTGTTGAAGAAAGTTTTCAAGTCAAATCGTCCCAGGAAGATCAAGCAGCCGTTGAGAAAACTGTTACCGCAACCGTCGCAGCTGTTGAAGAAAGCTTCCCTCAAGTCAAATCGTCCCAGGAAGATCAAACAGCCGTTGAGAAAACTGTGACCGCAACAGTGGCAGCTGTTGAAGAAAGCTTTCCTAAGGTCAAATCGTCCCAGGAAGATCAAGCAGCCGTTGAGAAAACTGTGACCACAACCGTCACAGCTGTTGAAGAATGCTTTCCTAAGGTCAAATCGTCCCAGGAAGATCAAGCAGCCGTTGAGAAAACTGTGACCACAACCGTCGCAGCTGTTGAAGAAAGTTTTCAAGTCAAACCGTCCCAGGAAGATCAAACAGCCGTTGAGAAAACTGTGACCACAACCGTCACAGCTGTTGAAGAAAGCTTTCCTAAGGTCAAATCGTCCCAGGAAGATCAAACAGCCGTTGAGAAAACTGTGACCACAACCGTCACAGCTGTTGAAGAAAGCTTTCCTAAGGTCAAATCGTTCCGGGAAGATCAAACAACCGTTGAGGAAAACTTAACACCAACTGTTTCGACGGTCGAAGAGAGCCTGCAAACGAAACAGCCGAGGGAAGAAAATGCAGGAATCGAAGAACTCATCATCGCGGCTGTAGCCAACACTGAAGAAACCAAGCCCTTTAAACAATCCCTAAACGAAACTCAACTGGTCCAGGAAGTCATGGTGGTCGAACTGGCCAAACCAAGCGAACAAACTCCAGATCACACAGCAACAGAATCCGGTGTGCAGAATAATGCTGAGGACGACTCGAGTGAGGCGaaatcagaggcagagacacaagaAGCTAAGACATCGGAGAACCAAAAAACACCGCTCAGTCAAGAAGAGGAAACACGAGGGCAcgaaacacaaaccaaacaagaCGAGGTGAACCCAGCAACCGAACAATGCAGAGCAGAATCGGAAAgccaagaagaacaaaaagaaaataatgacgaAACAAGAGAGGACAAAGCAGAAGACAAAGCAGAAagggacaaagaagacaaagcGGAAGGGGTGAAGGCCACAGAGGACAAGCCAGAAGAGGACAAAGCGACCAGAACTGAAGAAACTAAACTGAGCGAAACAGTCATGTCCGAAATAGCAACCCTTGTAGAAGGCAGTAAAGATGAACTAAACATGAGCACAGACGCCGCTCCTGCCGCGACAGAAGAGGTGGAGGTTGTCTTGGAACCTTCTGTGGCCACCGTGGCTCACACGGTTTGCACAGGCATTAAGATAGAAAGGGAGACTTCACCAGAGATAGAACAAGTGACTGCTGTCAAGCCCATCAGTGAAGAAGCAGAGCAACAGATTGCATCAGATGTCATGTCAGATTCCAAAACTGCTCTTGAGAATTTGGTGGTGAACGATATTAAAAATGAACCAGATTCTGTTGTCACAGAACCCGAAGCGACAAAAGAAACTAGAGCTGAACCCAGCAATGAGATTCGACAGACAGTGGAAACCCTCACCACAGGTTTGACTCAGACAGTCCCAGCtgcacaggaacagacagagtcGTCGGAAACGCCAAAAGATGGGTGTGGTGCTGCAGACATCACGGAGTCCATCGTGGTCGCCTTGGAGACAAAAGACCAGACCTGCCAGGACACGGCTACGTCACTGAGCACTCAGGTCGCGGATGACAACAGCACCTCTGACAACAAAGCAGCCGATGGGGTTGACAAGGAAATCGTCGTTGAAGACGTCGTCATGGAAACCATGAGTGCACAGGTTCAGACAGCTGCTGAGACTGTGCCCTCGATGACAGTCATGAAGTCAGCACCGGAGCAAGTTGAGGCATTGGCCCAGTCAACTGTCGTCTCAGAAAACAGCAACGATTCCCAAGAAAACGGAGCTGTTGATACAGTCGAGGAACGACCtgcagaaagtgagaaagaaagcgaAGCCACGGCAAGCAAGGAGCAGGAGGCTGAGGGCGCGGCAGCACGCCCAGAAGCTGCAGAACAGATTCCCGCAGAGGGTGAAACTCAAGCAGCAGGAGAAAACTCACCTCCGCTGTCCCCGTCACAAATCAAAGCGATGGAAAAGGAACGCAAAGCTgccaagaagaaagaagagaaagagaaagccaggaaagagaaggaagaaaagaaacgacTGAAGGAGCTGAAGAAGCAGGAGGCCAGAGacaagaagcagaaagagaaggaggaaaaggaaagaaaattgcGAGAGCTGAAAGAGAAATCCAAAGCCGCAGTGAACGTGAACGTGGAGGTGAAGCGACAAGAGGCAGCGCAAGAGGAGACAACAGAGAGTGCCGCAGACAAAAAGGACACGGACTCTGCCCCCAGCAAAGCCATCAGAACAGGAATGAAACCAGAAGAAGAGGCGTCTTCTTCAAAAGCCTCGATCACAGAGCATGCATCCATCAGTGTCGTGAAAACCGAAACAAAGCAAGAAGAAACGAATGCAGTAGATTCAGACACACAAAGCTCCGAAACTATGACCGACGCCCAGTCCACACTTCAGACCGAGGCAGCAGAGGTCTCTACACCCTCCACCATCAGTGAAAGCAGAGACAAAAACCTGGCCACAAAGGTAGTGGAGTCCATCAGCATCAAACCACAGCAACTCGGCGACAGTCAGGACACCGAAACGCCAACAACATGTACAGAAGAAATCGCCCGACAGTCAACATCCTCAGCCACCTCCACATCCTCAGACTCTGCAGCCTCCGGACCCTACAGTCCCGCCACACCAGACAGCCCGTTCAGCGAGCCCAGATCCCCCGACACCAACCTCTCGGAGGACTCTGCCCCGACCAGCCCTGTCTCTCCGGATACGGGCGACACGGCCCGCTCCGGGCCCCTGAAGAAGATCGTGCTGGGACCGCGCCTGCGCACGGCCATCCTGAGGAAGAGCAGCAGCGGGGCGGAGAGCGAGGAGAAACGAGTGAGCCTCACCCAGCCCCGCTTCGTGCAGGCCCCCACCCAGCTGACTCCCCCACCTCGCAAGCAGAGGCCGCGGCGACCCCTGGAGCAGGTGTGGAGCCCGCTAGGGGACTACGCCACCAACCGCGCTCGCAACGCGAAGAAAAGTCCCCCCGGTCAAGCGGAATCCCAGGCTGTTGTTGAAGAGTTTGTGACGGTTTCCCAGTCTTCCAACAGTGAGTCATCTCCAGCGCCGTCTGTTCcccacacagagaggaagaccGAAGGTTCACAGAGAGAAGAGGCCGACATAAATCAACAGCAAACCACAGTCACCGCTTCTGTAAACTGCGATTCAGCTTCTGCCCTTACGCTCCAAAAAGAAAGCCCAGACACTGACGCTTCAATTGTGAAGACTTTGGGGGGTGAGGTTGAAAAATTGATGACAGTTTCAGTCACCACGTCTGTTGAGTCTGTTCCAGCATTGGGCGCTTCGCAGTCTGTGAGTGATGACACTGGTGGAGAAATAAGCGGTCTGCAAGAGGTGGAAATGCGCCGACACAGGGAGACAGCGGCTTTTGTTTTCGACACTCCCCTTCTTCCCTCGGCACCAGAGAACACCACTGACGACACCCGCACCAGTGACGTCACAGCTGACGACGACGGCGGATACAAGGTGATGCGCGACCTGTCTTCTCCAGGGTCGAGAGTTTCCATACACTCCGATCCCTCCTCGCCGACCGTCGTGTCTGTTGCCTCCATCGTTCTGAGCGGGCAGGTCGACAGTCCggacaacctcccctcccccgaccctcCTCATCCCGCTTCGGACCTGCAGAGCACGGACAGTGCACGTGAAGTGCACGAGCCAGAGCAGCAGACCGTGAAGCTCgaaaaggaggatgaagagaacgATGAAGATGCCAGATCAGCCCCACAGGTGACCAGCACAGGTTTACAGGCCATGGCAGCTGACCTGGTGAATCAGGCCAAGGAGGACGCCCAGGAGGAGGTCATCAAATTCATCTCGGAAGACAGAGTCCTTGAGAGGGACGTGGACGCGGAGGAAAAGGTCGTCAATAAATGTGAAGCTGTGTCTGTGGAAAAGGGGGCCGTACCACGCGTTGAAGGCACGGCGTCTGTGAGCTGTGATCAGAATGACGTGACACACAGCACGGATCACAGTGAGCAGCCAGGGAACGACACGGAACAGCACAGTGCTCATGGCGAAGTGGAGACTCACAGTTCCAGCGGTGAACTTTGTGATAGTGGTGAAACATTGAACGAAAACTGTGAGAAGAACATTTGTGctgaagtagaagtagaagaaggagacgaagtgCAGCAAAATGAAGTTGTTGCAGCGAACGAAGACAGTGCCAATAAGATTTATGAGGACATTGTGGCTGTAGCTGCAGAACCCTTTGTGTCAATAAACAGTTCTCCTTCAGAAAAGACTCACTCATCAGACAGTTCAGATTCACACGTGCATGTGTCAATAGATGGTGCTTCAACGAACGTGGATAATAGTTCTGCGTCCAAACACTGTGCAAAACATAACCCAGAAACTTCGGACTGCAAAGAAGAATCAGAAAGCCTTTGTCAGGTTGAAAGCATTGCAACAGTAACTGCATTGCAGGCTTCCATAGAAATTCCTTCCCACGAGAAACAAGAAAAGTGCCCGAAAGAAAAGTCAGAGTCCATCTGTACTGCCACAGAGGAACTTGAAACAACAGTGAAGACGGAGGCTGAGAGCACCAACGAAGAACACTCAGACTCGGAATCTCAAGTCCCCTTGGAAAACATCGTGGAACTGGGAGCGGAGATTACGATCGGAGAACCATCGGAAGACCACGAACTCAAACTCAGCACAGACAAAGACGCAACACCCTCAGCACCTGAACGAGAGTCTGTTGAGCTTCAGCAGTGTAAGGAAGTTCATCAGACCATCACCATCAACGTTGATGATGCTGAAGCAGCTGTGGAGAAGCAAGAGCCACCCGTAAACCTGGAAGCAACTCTCCAGCACTCTTTGAGCACTCCGGAAAAGGAATCCGGACAAGTTTCACCGGATGAAAAGTGCCTTGAAACCCACACAGAGCAAACAGAATCGAGCCCAGAAACCGACCCAGCGGCCAGTCCAAACCAGAAGGCAAATCCCAGCACGGGCCAAGTCCTCACAGAACCCCGTTCCCCAACTGTCACGGTTGAGGCCGACACAGCCGCCGAGTCCTCAGGAAACGGAGAGCAGCAGCTCCTGAACGGTGACCACGGCACCGGAAACACCCCTGACATGCAGGTggatgaagaggagaggggggaggtgggggaggtcaTGGTCAACGCCCAGTGTAACGGTTGTCACGTGCCCGAGGCCAACTCCAGCGACACCATTGACGCCTACCTCAAGCTGCAGGACGGAGCTGAGCAAGTCCACAAGGCCGCGCACGCCGAGAAGATTCAAg acattaTATCCAGCACGAAAGAAGAGAGCCCAGGAGAGGCCGAGAGGGATGCGAGTGCTGTGGACGGCAGCGACAGCCGAGACTAG